The nucleotide sequence CCTTCCCCTGAATCTTTGCATAGGCCGCCTTACGCCGGCGGCGCGTCGTTCCATTATAGGCAAACCGCTGCGGTGAATGGCGCAGACCGTGGCTGCGGGCTGCGTTGTTCCGGCGCCGTTGCGCGGCGGTGCTCCGCCGCCCTAGGCTTTCCCCGGGACTGCCTCCGCTGGGATGGAGGGGAGCGCCACGATGAAGCAGGCTCCTCCCTCGGGCAGGTTGATGGCCTCCACCGTGCCGTCGTGCGCTTCCACCACCGATTTCACAATGGCCAGCCCCAGGCCCGTGCCGCCCGTTCCGCGGCTGCGCGAGGCATCGGCACGGTAGAAGCGGTCGAACAGCAGCTTGGGGTCGGCGTCGCCGAAGCCGGGGCCGTCGTCCTTCACGGCCAGGATGGAGTTGCCGCGCAGGCCGAACAACTCGATGACGATATGCCCGCCGGGGTCGATGAAGCGGCTTGCGTTCTCCACGAGGTTCGTCACGGCCTGCTTGAGGCGGTCGGGGTTGCCCAGCACGTCGGGCGCTTCGCCCACGATCTCGGTGTTCGCCTCGCGGTCGCGCAGGATGGGCTCCAGCGCGTCGAGCACGCTGTGGGCCAGGCTGTTCAGGTTCACGCGCGAGAGCTCGAACGGGGTATGGTCGTTCTCGATGCGCTGGAGGGCCAGAAGGTCGTTCGTCAGGCGGCTCAAGCGCTCGCTCTCGCCCACGATGATGGAGCAGAACTTGTCGTGCAGCTCGGGCGGCAGGTCGGGGTCGGAGAGCATCTCGGCATTGCCGCGGATGGCCGTGAGGGGCGTGCGCAGCTCGTGGGCCACGTCGCTCACGAATGCCGACTGGCGGCGCTCCTTGAGCGCGAGGTCGATCTGCTGGGACTTCGTCTTCTTCACCAGCGAGTCGATGGTCTTCGACAGCTCGTCGGCCTCGTGCAGGCGCCCGTCCGGGGCCAGCGACACGTCGGCGCCGGAACGGACGGCCTCGGTTTTCTTCACCAGCACGTTCAGCGGTTCGGCCAGGAAGTGGCCGATGATGAGGCTGAGCACGAACGTGACCAGCCCCGTGGGTATGAGAAGTAGAAACGCCTTCGGCGGAGTGCCGAAGGCGATGAAGCAGGTGAGCACGATGATGGCGCCGGCGAGCAGCATGAGCAGCGTTGCCAGCAAGGAGAAGTATGTCTGCAGCCTCTTTATTGTCTGAACCTGTACCCGTATCCGCGAACCGTCTCCACCAGGCCGGGATCGTACCCGGCGCCCTCAATCTTATCACGGAGGCGCTTGATGTGGGTGTCGACCGTCTTGGTTTCCGTCAAGTATTCCCAACCCCACGCATCGCGCAGCAGGTCCTCGCGCGACACCACCTTGCCGGCGTTCTTCATCAGGCTGGCCAAGAGCTCGAACTCGCGCGGCGTGAGGTCTATCTCGCCGTGCTCGCCCGATGCCGTGTGGGCGTCTTCGTCCAGCGTGATGCCGCTGGCCGTGATGGCGTGGTTCGC is from Gordonibacter urolithinfaciens and encodes:
- a CDS encoding sensor histidine kinase, producing the protein MLATLLMLLAGAIIVLTCFIAFGTPPKAFLLLIPTGLVTFVLSLIIGHFLAEPLNVLVKKTEAVRSGADVSLAPDGRLHEADELSKTIDSLVKKTKSQQIDLALKERRQSAFVSDVAHELRTPLTAIRGNAEMLSDPDLPPELHDKFCSIIVGESERLSRLTNDLLALQRIENDHTPFELSRVNLNSLAHSVLDALEPILRDREANTEIVGEAPDVLGNPDRLKQAVTNLVENASRFIDPGGHIVIELFGLRGNSILAVKDDGPGFGDADPKLLFDRFYRADASRSRGTGGTGLGLAIVKSVVEAHDGTVEAINLPEGGACFIVALPSIPAEAVPGKA